From a single Solanum dulcamara chromosome 4, daSolDulc1.2, whole genome shotgun sequence genomic region:
- the LOC129885451 gene encoding probable receptor-like serine/threonine-protein kinase At4g34500 yields MAFSGENQSSGNSLSSFFTSRTPILGLQLYIVIAATVVIMVIVLFLIFLLVRLNRSSKRRLSGGKKSSGLLPLVSDVIRENKTTDLKEIGKVNHFAKKEDDTIAILRKEAPEVIEIESGGIKGSSGSNESSTSRSDTSSAISGSTESTNIGWGRWYSLKELEMATNGFRAENVIGEGGYGVVFRGVLQDGSVVAVKKLLNNKGQAEKEFRVEVEAIGKVRHKNLAGLLGYCSEGVHRILVYEYIDNGNLEQWLHGDVGSVSPLTWEIRLRIAIGTARGLAYLHEGLEPKVVHRDVKSSNILLDRKWNPKVSDFGLAKLLGSEKSYVTTRVMGTFGYVSPDYASTGMLNEGSDVYSFGVMLMEIVTGRSPVDYSRPPGEMNLVDWFKGMVSNRCGEELVDPLIEVHPPPRSLKRVLLVCLRCIDMDANKRPKMGQIVHMLEADEFPFRSEPRLVQEKDPLNPRSAGTNRVQLATKDGAGDDEQKPRGR; encoded by the exons ATGGCGTTTTCCGGCGAGAATCAGAGTTCCGGGAATTCTCTCTCCAGTTTTTTCACTTCACGAACTCCCATTCTAGGTCTTCAGCTTTATATAGTGATTGCCGCTACCGTTGTCATTATGGTCATCGtactttttctcatttttctacTTGTCAGACTAAATCGAAGCTCAAAACGACGTCTTAGTGGAGGTAAGAAGAGTTCCGGGTTGTTACCTTTGGTATCTGATGTGATTCGTGAAAACAAAACAACCGATCTCAAGGAGATTGGTAAAGTCAATCATTTTGCAAAAAAGGAGGATGACACCATTGCGATTCTGCGAAAAGAAGCTCCGGAAGTGATCGAGATTGAGTCTGGGGGTATAAAAGGAAGTTCAGGGAGTAATGAGTCGAGTACTAGCCGGAGTGATACATCGTCGGCGATCTCTGGTTCTACGGAATCGACAAATATTGGGTGGGGCCGTTGGTACAGTTTGAAAGAACTGGAGATGGCGACCAATGGATTTCGTGCCGAGAATGTGATCGGAGAAGGCGGATACGGTGTCGTATTTCGTGGAGTCTTACAAGATGGTTCAGTAGTAGCTGTCAAGAAGCTTCTAAACAACAA GGGTCAGGCAGAGAAGGAATTCAGGGTGGAAGTTGAGGCCATTGGCAAAGTGAGACACAAAAACCTTGCAGGTCTTCTTGGTTATTGTTCAGAAGGTGTTCATAG GATACTAGTGTATGAGTACATTGACAATGGCAATTTGGAGCAATGGCTACACGGTGATGTAGGGTCTGTTAGTCCTCTAACCTGGGAGATTAGACTGAGAATTGCAATTGGAACTGCTCGAGG ACTTGCCTATTTGCACGAAGGTTTGGAACCCAAAGTTGTGCATCGTGATGTTAAATCAAGTAATATTCTGTTGGATAGGAAGTGGAATCCAAAAGTATCAGATTTTGGACTTGCCAAGCTGCTAGGATCTGAGAAAAGCTATGTGACTACCCGTGTAATGGGCACTTTTGG ATATGTATCTCCTGACTATGCCAGTACTGGTATGCTTAATGAGGGGAGCGACGTGTATAGTTTTGGCGTTATGCTCATGGAGATTGTTACAGGAAGAAGTCCTGTTGACTATTCAAGACCGCCTGGGGAG ATGAACTTGGTCGATTGGTTTAAAGGAATGGTATCAAATCGATGTGGTGAAGAGTTGGTCGACCCATTAATTGAAGTCCATCCTCCTCCTAGATCCCTAAAGCGGGTTTTGTTGGTCTGCCTTCGCTGCATAGATATGGATGCCAACAAGCGGCCAAAGATGGGTCAAATAGTACATATGCTAGAGGCTGATGAATTTCCTTTCCGTTCA GAACCTCGACTAGTCCAGGAAAAAGATCCTCTAAATCCACGTTCAGCCGGTACCAATAGAGTTCAACTAGCTACTAAGGACGGGGCGGGTGATGATGAACAGAAACCTAGAGGGAGATGA